From a region of the Vicugna pacos chromosome 35, VicPac4, whole genome shotgun sequence genome:
- the LOC107034305 gene encoding cell adhesion molecule CEACAM16-like isoform X2, whose amino-acid sequence MMIVPVPSRPMEGQDVTLTVPGYPKDLLVYAWYRGPASEPNRLLSQLPSGNWIAGPAHTGREVGFPSCSLLAQKLSLTDASRYTLKTVTLQGKTETLEVELQVAHLE is encoded by the exons ATGATGATCGTGCCCGTGCCGAGCAGGCCGATGGAGGGCCAGGACGTGACACTGACCGTACCGGGCTACCCCAAGGACCTGCTGGTCTACGCCTGGTACCGCGGGCCTGCCTCCGAGCCCAACCGGCTGCTCAGCCAACTGCCGTCGGGGAACTGGATTGCAGGCCCCGCGCACACAGGCCGGGAGGTGGGCTTCCCCAGCTGCTCGCTGCTGGCGCAGAAGCTGAGCCTCACAGACGCCAGCCGCTACACACTCAAGACTGTCACACTGCAGGGCAAGACTGAGACGCTGGAAGTGGAGCTGCAGGTGGCCC ACCTGGAGTAG
- the LOC107034305 gene encoding cell adhesion molecule CEACAM16-like isoform X1, translating into MMIVPVPSRPMEGQDVTLTVPGYPKDLLVYAWYRGPASEPNRLLSQLPSGNWIAGPAHTGREVGFPSCSLLAQKLSLTDASRYTLKTVTLQGKTETLEVELQVALNLPSSHQDQRHLPEPEPGTG; encoded by the exons ATGATGATCGTGCCCGTGCCGAGCAGGCCGATGGAGGGCCAGGACGTGACACTGACCGTACCGGGCTACCCCAAGGACCTGCTGGTCTACGCCTGGTACCGCGGGCCTGCCTCCGAGCCCAACCGGCTGCTCAGCCAACTGCCGTCGGGGAACTGGATTGCAGGCCCCGCGCACACAGGCCGGGAGGTGGGCTTCCCCAGCTGCTCGCTGCTGGCGCAGAAGCTGAGCCTCACAGACGCCAGCCGCTACACACTCAAGACTGTCACACTGCAGGGCAAGACTGAGACGCTGGAAGTGGAGCTGCAGGTGGCCC TCAACCTCCCTTCCTCGCACCAGGATCAACGCCACCTTCCTGAACCTGAACCTGGCACAGGCTGA